From Polyodon spathula isolate WHYD16114869_AA chromosome 26, ASM1765450v1, whole genome shotgun sequence, one genomic window encodes:
- the LOC121300628 gene encoding cytochrome c oxidase assembly protein COX19 has protein sequence MSTAMNFGNKAFKPRAPDKGAFPLDHFGECKNFKDKYMNCLRENSYENSMCREQSKQYLECRMDRQLMTKEPLQKLGFKDLLDEDSRNTTETES, from the exons ATGTCGACTGCTATGAATTTTGGAAACAAAGCATTTAAACCTCGGGCTCCTGACAAAGGAGCCTTTCCTTTAGATCACTTTG GAGAATGTAAGAACTTCAAAGACAAGTACATGAATTGTCTCAGAGAAAACAGTTATGAAAACAGTATGTGTCGGGAGCAGTCAAAACAATACCTGGAGTGCAGAATGGACAG gCAGTTGATGACCAAGGAACCACTGCAAAAGTTAGGATTTAAAGACTTGCTGGATGAAGATAGCCGGAACACAACAGAGACCGAATCCTAA
- the LOC121301055 gene encoding uncharacterized protein LOC121301055, with the protein MGRLDEPAKKRIVELRRAGLSFRRIKTVLELDNIKVSAQTIYLFLKKNKKIKLEQEERGLGASPTQSGVAVRGSGWADQQLWSLMQDRSTAGYPRTTGQQGPSQARGQGSVQGTGPTGTPSGSGSPSTAGDSGGSSRKGVAQERKEEEIKIVSVTSLSETSGRLGFQKREGVSGAVNKGSFPLNPAPQRGPQATGSVPQLQGPSSGNALPANSISKAVLAATNRRRVLFTQPRNPTLIARKRLVEKAILHKMKVKETGSQNSQHMGQPSRRGQCYIESAPPNLPPGFSVSSGSFSSAVTVTGVQNSPLVYSTPQQRLQGSISSSVSRGPTVSTASPASMMRGASVQSSKGPGQAQSTQAQPSSNPSTDSSHLVKRTTALPASARANLTPCMDTSTGPCGGSAVLELLGNLNSQLRTLSNVVLLLTEQQGRLEREQAQQTQVQRQILSTLQGMATSLRPAPPSPAPCTESPAPGQAPYTPITTDPSHTKPVGAPSGYYNITDHASRQYEPISCSSTQPGHLQYKPLSLNATPHEHNHYQSSDSTSLSQICFPPVSMALSPPDHTHFSPTSPDPAPPPDPDTQFNIFKVELF; encoded by the exons ATGGGGCGCCTGGACGAGCCAGCCAAGAAGAGGATCGTGGAACTGCGGCGAGCAGGCCTGAGCTTCCGCAGAATCAAGACCGTCCTGGAACTGGACAACATCAAAGTGTCTGCACAGACCATCTACCTGTTCCTCAAGAAGAATAAGAAGATCAAGCTAGAGCAGGAGGAACGGGGTCTGGGGGCCTCCCCTACGCAGAGTGGGGTGGCAGTGAGAGGCAGCGGCTGGGCAGACCAGCAGCTATGGAGCCTCATGCAGGACAGGTCCACTGCAGGGTACCCCAGGACCACTGGACAGCAGGGTCCAAGCCAGGCCCGGGGACAAGGCTCTGTGCAGGGGACGGGCCCCACTGGGACCCCCTCTGGTTCTGGGAGCCCCAGTACAGCTGGAGACAGTGGTGGCAGCAGCAGGAAGGGGGTGGCACAGGAGAGGAAGGAGGAGGAAATAAAGATTGTGAGTGTGACCTCGCTTTCTGAGACCTCGGGGCGCCTCGGATTCCAGAAGAGAGAGGGAGTGTCTGGGGCTGTGAACAAAGGGAGCTTTCCTCTAAATCCAG ctcCACAGAGAGGCCCCCAGGCTACTGGCAGTGTTCCACAGCTCCAGGGACCCAGCTCAGGGAATGCGCTGCCTGCCAATTCCATTTCCAAAGCAGTCCTGGCAGCCACCAACCGGAGACGAGTCCTCTTCACCCAGCCCAGGAACCCCACCCTCATCGCCCGCAAGAGGCTGGTCGAGAAGGCCATCCTTCACAAGATGAAG GTGAAGGAGACAGGCAGTCAGAACAGCCAGCACATGGGTCAGCCTTCCAGGAGGGGGCAGTGTTATATTGAGAGTGCTCCCCCCAACCTCCCCCCAGGATTCTCTGTCTCTTCAGGGAGCTTCAGTTCAGCG GTAACCGTGACAGGAGTGCAAAACAGCCCTCTTGTTTACAGCACCCCCCAGCAGCGTCTCCAGGGGTCCATTTCTTCCAGTGTCAGCCGTGGCCCCACTGTGAGCACCGCATCACCTGCCTCCATGATGAGAGGAGCCAGCGTCCAGAGCAGCAAAGGTCCAGGCCAGGCCCAGAGCACCCAGGCCCAGCCCAGTAGCAACCCCAGCACAGACTCCAGCCACCTTGTCAAACGGACTACTGCTCTCCCTGCCAGTGCAAGAGCCAACCTCACACCCTGCATGGACACCAGCACAGGGCCTTGTGGTGGCAGTGCGGTCCTGGAGCTACTGGGGAATCTGAACTCCCAGCTGAGGACACTAAGCAACGTCGTCCTGCTATTGACTGAGCAACAGGGCCGGCTGGAGAGAGAACAGGCGCAGCAAACCCAGGTGCAGAGGCAGATCCTGAGCACCCTGCAGGGAATGGCTACCAGCCTCAGACCAGCACCTCCCAGCCCTGCCCCCTGCACAGAGAGCCCCGCTCCTGGACAGGCACCGTATACGCCCATTACTACAGACCCCTCTCACACCAAGCCAGTCGGCGCCCCCTCAGGGTACTACAACATCACCGACCATGCCTCCAGACAATATGAGCCAATCAGCTGCAGCTCCACCCAACCCGGCCACCTTCAATACAAACCACTGAGCTTAAACGCCACCCCTCACGAGCATAACCACTACCAGAGCTCAGACTCCACTTCTCTCAGCCAAATATGCTTCCCCCCAGTCAGTATGGCTTTGTCCCCTCCAGACCACACACACTTCTCTCCCACCAGCCCGGACCCCGCCCCGCCCCCAGACCCCGACACTCAGTTTAACATCTTTAAAGTTGAGCTATTTTGA